The following are encoded together in the Candidatus Tumulicola sp. genome:
- a CDS encoding acyl-CoA dehydrogenase family protein, protein MDSTSIAFELTADQRAIGGLAAEIAQREIAPHIAQWDREHTFPRELYKKLTDAGIMGIIVPEAYGGVGADYVSYALAIEELARVDAGTAVTVSVHSMICAAISRLGSDAQKERWLPQLATGDTIAGFALTESDAGSDAASLRSTARRQDDGYVLNGRKQWCTNGSYCDVVMGMFRTGGPGPKGVSAFLIPRGTTGIVVERVTDKLGIRTSNTCDLAFEDAKIPGDALLGSEGDGFGGAMTALTSGRIGITAQAVGILAACLDESVQFAKERIAFGKPIGAFEGVSFKIAQMAMDLDAARLLLYRAAALADAGRPFTIEASKAKLFASTAARKHAAEALQIHGGYGYTTEFAVERHYRDAKVTEIYEGTSEIQQIIIARSLLGKFE, encoded by the coding sequence ATGGATTCGACGTCGATCGCGTTCGAACTGACCGCCGACCAACGCGCTATCGGCGGGCTGGCAGCCGAGATCGCGCAACGCGAAATCGCTCCGCACATCGCGCAGTGGGATCGCGAGCATACGTTTCCGCGCGAGTTATACAAAAAGTTAACCGACGCCGGCATCATGGGCATCATCGTTCCCGAAGCGTATGGCGGGGTCGGCGCCGATTACGTATCGTACGCACTCGCGATCGAAGAGCTGGCTCGAGTGGACGCCGGCACGGCCGTTACGGTGTCGGTGCATTCCATGATTTGCGCCGCCATTTCGCGGCTCGGTAGCGACGCACAAAAAGAACGTTGGTTGCCGCAGTTGGCGACCGGCGACACGATTGCCGGATTTGCGCTGACGGAATCCGATGCCGGTTCGGACGCGGCTTCGCTTCGCTCGACCGCTCGCCGTCAAGATGACGGATACGTGTTGAACGGTCGCAAGCAATGGTGTACCAACGGCAGCTACTGCGACGTCGTAATGGGCATGTTCCGCACCGGCGGCCCCGGCCCTAAGGGCGTCAGCGCGTTCTTAATACCGCGCGGTACCACCGGCATCGTCGTCGAGCGCGTTACCGATAAGCTTGGAATTCGCACGAGCAACACGTGCGATCTCGCGTTCGAAGACGCGAAGATTCCCGGCGACGCGCTGCTCGGCAGCGAAGGCGACGGTTTCGGTGGTGCGATGACGGCGTTGACCTCCGGTCGGATCGGTATCACCGCGCAAGCCGTCGGCATTCTCGCAGCGTGTTTGGACGAATCCGTGCAGTTCGCAAAGGAGCGAATTGCATTCGGCAAACCGATCGGTGCGTTCGAAGGCGTATCGTTCAAAATCGCGCAGATGGCGATGGATCTCGACGCCGCGCGACTTCTACTGTATCGCGCAGCCGCGCTGGCCGACGCGGGCCGTCCGTTCACGATTGAAGCGTCAAAAGCCAAACTGTTTGCGTCGACCGCCGCGCGAAAGCATGCCGCGGAAGCGCTGCAAATTCACGGCGGTTACGGTTACACGACCGAGTTCGCTGTCGAACGGCACTATCGCGATGCCAAGGTCACCGAGATCTACGAAGGCACGTCCGAAATTCAACAGATCATCATCGCTCGTTCGCTATTGGGAAAATTTGAATGA
- a CDS encoding TonB-dependent receptor, with amino-acid sequence MKTSRTLRHVVMAVALLVAFLAQATWVLAGTTGSLSGQVSDETGAPVAGAAVKVTSASQTATATTDGGGHFSFISLAPDTYVVTVTKQGYNPNSYPGVSVFADQSQTLALRLPKGLRQIAHVAATAAGSLVKSGTTADVYSVNSATQQTVMGSGGGYNLDSAYSAIYSQPGVTSQIGNYGFGQVYYIRGSSYSQVGYEYDGVPVNRAFDNYNANSLSSLGSQETEVYTGGSPASGTSATLAGYINQVIKTGTFPGYAQGNFGLGTPGFYHKAGVEAGGATPDRLFSWYVGFQGSDQSYRTIDNSDGAGIANDGSSQYGIFNSFFNPVAGLFTSYYNGPWSTCGGAGNNGTGQIPKGSLSELGIPVCNSYIPWQGGFLGLPMDTQDRENVMNFHFGIPHKNDAGRDDVQALFYNFAYHQDFGGNIAQQGGLATLNSNLSGWGGPNGIAEQDFGVGPYARENGPYSNLCGYNAVLAEFGISEGCGFGASTLKYYDTQIFQPGTAFGQNAATAQATRYLAPSQGSYAAGTTISPSNTDTTWNDASIIKLQYQKNFGSSAYVRIMGYSSYSDWLQSNANVAGEGFSGYGYGTTGADYPAPDYELDTHTRGVQLQASDQINAQNLISFTGNYTTATVVRWNNQFYSAPGNVTNLIGKNGQCYNWSSGAQSNCLLGSTAGGYTGAGTGIGNGGPTQGWTTNSACAPANGIAGSPACAAGASFQVTVPQGYGTLNTVQPQFSSLALTDEWRPGDKWDINAGVRFESYVYDLGNTVNPEFNFWFNQAANAYCYDPKTGQPILQNITPGSSPGSLGPQILPNSGAGETAGLCYNGDGTPYISPSGIQARHPNGKNGSQLYTNQGATGFSHPEWSPRIGGTYSFDPNDVLRFNYGRFTQPTQTAYEQYSNASGLGAAKFDYTYFWGLGFNTPDHDNPVQVSNNYDLSYEKHFANTDVSLKLSPFYRWTTNQLVTISLGGNFASAINAATQKTSGVELAIQKGDPSRNGLSGQFSYTYTDAKIKYSTLANGSNGIDIINNYINGFNKLTKAGGGSPWYCTNAKGPNGSNGPSANGQCGPGQAPIANPYYSEGPQGLLDRNGWYDTYPNEPPQATPDEGLSAISPNVFAGFLNYKHDKFTATVNAILNEGTSYGSPLSIIGLDPRTCSGNQSGIAGNSKYAGYADFQTCGPSTFVASGNLAIPDPQTGTFDNVGQFREPWQLNMGLQFGYDVTPRIHLTATLANVLNTCFGGSAESWTAKYNPNNIVCAYAGNGQTYIGNQPGAGFFYGASGHDPANGTAGYPGVFNSQYQPLFGALPFQVYFNAQIRL; translated from the coding sequence ATGAAGACTTCACGGACCCTCCGTCACGTCGTCATGGCCGTAGCGCTGCTCGTCGCCTTTCTCGCCCAGGCAACATGGGTACTGGCGGGAACGACGGGCAGCTTAAGCGGTCAGGTATCGGATGAAACCGGAGCTCCAGTCGCAGGTGCGGCCGTAAAGGTCACCTCGGCTTCGCAAACGGCCACTGCTACCACAGACGGCGGCGGACACTTCTCATTCATTTCGCTTGCTCCCGACACGTACGTCGTGACGGTAACCAAGCAAGGCTACAACCCGAATAGCTATCCGGGTGTATCAGTTTTCGCCGACCAATCGCAAACGTTGGCTCTTCGGTTACCGAAGGGTCTTCGTCAAATCGCGCACGTGGCGGCAACGGCAGCCGGAAGCCTGGTAAAATCGGGCACCACGGCCGACGTCTATTCCGTCAACTCCGCGACCCAACAAACGGTGATGGGCAGCGGCGGCGGCTATAACCTGGACAGCGCCTACTCTGCGATTTACTCGCAGCCGGGCGTCACGTCGCAGATCGGTAACTACGGCTTCGGCCAGGTGTACTACATCCGCGGCTCGTCCTACAGCCAAGTCGGTTACGAGTATGACGGTGTCCCCGTCAACCGTGCCTTCGATAACTACAACGCCAACTCGCTTTCGAGCTTAGGCTCGCAAGAAACCGAAGTGTACACCGGCGGTTCGCCCGCCAGCGGCACGTCGGCGACGTTGGCCGGTTACATCAACCAGGTCATCAAGACCGGTACGTTCCCGGGCTATGCCCAGGGCAACTTCGGTCTTGGAACGCCGGGCTTCTACCATAAAGCCGGCGTTGAAGCCGGTGGTGCGACCCCGGATCGTCTCTTCTCATGGTATGTCGGTTTCCAAGGTTCCGATCAGTCGTATCGCACGATTGACAACAGCGACGGCGCGGGCATTGCAAACGATGGAAGCAGCCAGTACGGCATCTTCAACTCGTTCTTCAATCCGGTGGCCGGCCTATTCACCTCATACTATAACGGCCCATGGTCGACGTGCGGCGGTGCCGGAAATAACGGCACGGGCCAGATTCCGAAAGGCTCGCTGAGCGAGCTCGGAATTCCGGTCTGTAACTCGTACATCCCGTGGCAGGGCGGCTTCCTCGGTCTTCCGATGGACACGCAAGATCGCGAAAACGTCATGAACTTCCACTTCGGCATCCCGCATAAGAACGACGCGGGCCGTGACGACGTGCAAGCGCTGTTCTACAACTTCGCCTACCATCAAGACTTCGGTGGCAACATCGCTCAGCAGGGTGGACTCGCGACGTTGAACAGCAATCTCTCCGGCTGGGGCGGTCCGAACGGCATTGCCGAACAGGATTTCGGAGTCGGCCCGTACGCTCGCGAAAACGGACCGTACAGCAACTTGTGCGGTTACAACGCGGTACTTGCCGAGTTCGGCATTAGCGAAGGGTGCGGTTTCGGAGCATCCACGCTGAAGTACTACGACACGCAGATCTTCCAGCCCGGAACGGCGTTCGGACAGAACGCTGCGACGGCGCAGGCGACGCGCTACCTGGCGCCCAGCCAAGGCTCCTACGCGGCGGGAACCACAATTTCGCCGAGCAATACGGACACCACGTGGAACGACGCGTCCATCATCAAGCTGCAGTATCAAAAGAACTTCGGCTCGAGCGCGTACGTCCGTATTATGGGATACTCCTCCTACTCCGACTGGCTACAGTCCAACGCGAACGTTGCGGGCGAAGGTTTCAGCGGATACGGATACGGCACGACCGGTGCGGACTATCCGGCTCCGGACTACGAACTGGACACGCACACTCGTGGTGTTCAGTTACAAGCATCGGACCAGATCAACGCTCAGAACTTAATTTCGTTCACCGGCAACTACACGACCGCGACGGTCGTGCGCTGGAACAACCAGTTCTATTCCGCTCCCGGTAACGTGACGAACCTCATCGGGAAAAACGGCCAATGTTACAACTGGTCGTCGGGCGCGCAGTCGAACTGTTTACTTGGTTCTACTGCGGGCGGATACACGGGCGCTGGAACGGGTATCGGCAACGGTGGCCCAACCCAAGGCTGGACAACCAACAGTGCATGTGCTCCGGCAAACGGTATTGCTGGATCACCCGCCTGCGCCGCGGGTGCCTCCTTCCAAGTGACCGTGCCGCAAGGTTACGGAACACTGAACACGGTGCAACCGCAGTTCTCGTCGCTCGCGCTGACGGATGAATGGCGTCCCGGAGACAAATGGGACATCAACGCCGGCGTTCGCTTCGAAAGTTACGTCTACGATCTCGGCAACACGGTAAACCCGGAGTTTAACTTCTGGTTCAACCAAGCCGCGAATGCGTATTGCTACGACCCGAAAACCGGGCAACCGATTCTGCAGAATATCACTCCCGGATCTTCTCCAGGCTCCTTAGGCCCGCAGATCCTTCCGAATTCCGGTGCCGGCGAGACTGCCGGACTTTGCTACAATGGCGATGGCACGCCGTATATCTCGCCGTCGGGCATTCAGGCCCGCCATCCGAACGGTAAGAATGGAAGCCAGCTGTACACCAACCAAGGTGCGACGGGTTTCTCGCATCCGGAATGGTCGCCTCGTATCGGCGGCACCTACTCGTTCGATCCGAACGACGTGCTGCGCTTCAACTACGGCCGCTTCACCCAACCGACGCAAACTGCGTACGAACAGTACAGCAATGCTTCGGGTTTGGGAGCTGCGAAGTTTGACTATACCTACTTCTGGGGACTCGGCTTCAACACGCCGGATCACGATAACCCGGTGCAGGTATCCAACAACTACGATCTGTCGTACGAAAAGCATTTCGCGAACACAGACGTATCGTTGAAGCTCTCGCCGTTCTATCGTTGGACGACGAACCAGCTGGTCACGATTTCGCTGGGTGGTAACTTCGCCTCCGCGATTAACGCGGCGACGCAGAAAACCTCGGGCGTCGAACTCGCCATTCAAAAAGGTGATCCGAGCCGCAATGGCCTGTCGGGTCAGTTCAGCTACACCTACACCGACGCGAAGATTAAGTATTCGACGTTGGCGAACGGGTCGAATGGTATCGACATCATCAACAACTACATCAACGGCTTCAATAAGCTGACCAAAGCCGGCGGTGGCTCACCGTGGTATTGCACCAACGCTAAAGGCCCGAACGGCAGCAATGGTCCGTCCGCGAACGGTCAGTGCGGTCCGGGTCAAGCTCCGATCGCCAACCCGTACTACAGCGAAGGCCCGCAAGGGTTGCTCGATCGCAACGGTTGGTACGATACCTATCCGAACGAACCGCCGCAGGCCACTCCGGATGAGGGGCTATCGGCAATCTCGCCCAACGTGTTTGCTGGTTTCTTGAACTACAAGCACGACAAGTTCACCGCAACCGTGAACGCGATCCTGAACGAAGGCACCTCATACGGTTCGCCGCTCAGTATCATTGGGCTCGATCCGCGTACGTGTTCGGGCAATCAATCCGGCATTGCCGGCAACTCGAAGTACGCAGGGTATGCAGACTTCCAAACCTGCGGCCCCTCGACGTTCGTTGCGTCGGGCAACTTAGCGATCCCGGATCCCCAAACCGGTACGTTTGACAACGTCGGCCAATTCCGCGAACCGTGGCAGCTCAACATGGGTCTGCAGTTCGGGTACGATGTTACTCCGCGTATCCACCTCACCGCGACGCTGGCGAACGTGTTGAACACGTGCTTCGGCGGTTCGGCTGAGAGTTGGACGGCGAAGTACAACCCGAACAACATCGTTTGCGCCTATGCCGGCAATGGCCAAACCTACATCGGCAACCAGCCCGGCGCGGGCTTCTTCTACGGAGCATCGGGTCACGATCCGGCGAACGGCACGGCGGGATACCCCGGCGTGTTCAACTCGCAGTATCAACCGCTGTTCGGCGCCCTTCCCTTCCAGGTGTACTTCAACGCTCAGATCCGCCTCTAG
- the sucC gene encoding ADP-forming succinate--CoA ligase subunit beta: MNLMEYQGKELFRRAGIPVPRNSHAPTAQHVADFLKEQAGEWVVKAQVLMGGRGKAGKIQFATGADEGRHVAQNILATPMPPNRQNPNGEPIKSLLVEEKLPIEKEAYCAITIDRAQKRPVIMVSRFGGMDIEEVSEHHPESIAKAYIDTAIGYSPFIGRQLAFDAQLDPGYRKQLPAIVGALYELFFEYGAKLVEINPLALTKDGKVVASDAKVELDDDALFRHPEFAKWQEALPLDEDERLASSAGLGIRNFLRFDGTVGTMANGAGLAMATMDAVAFAGGKVANFLDVGGGANAERVRKCYELVVNNTGAKSFFINIFGGITRGDEVARGIVDAMATTSSRKIPLVIRLTGNNEEEGRRILAEAGMTPVETMDEGAKRAVEAAA; the protein is encoded by the coding sequence ATGAACCTCATGGAGTATCAGGGCAAGGAGCTGTTTCGCCGGGCCGGGATTCCCGTTCCGCGCAACAGCCACGCCCCAACCGCGCAGCACGTCGCGGACTTTTTGAAAGAACAGGCCGGCGAGTGGGTCGTCAAAGCGCAAGTCTTGATGGGCGGTCGCGGGAAGGCCGGCAAAATTCAATTCGCAACCGGCGCCGACGAAGGCCGGCACGTCGCACAAAACATCTTGGCGACGCCGATGCCACCGAACAGGCAGAATCCCAACGGCGAACCGATCAAATCGTTGCTGGTCGAAGAGAAACTTCCGATCGAAAAAGAAGCCTACTGCGCGATTACGATCGACCGGGCTCAGAAAAGACCCGTGATCATGGTCAGCCGTTTCGGCGGCATGGATATCGAGGAAGTGTCCGAGCATCACCCCGAGTCGATCGCGAAAGCCTACATCGATACGGCCATCGGCTACTCACCCTTCATCGGGCGGCAGTTGGCGTTCGACGCGCAGCTCGATCCAGGTTATCGTAAGCAACTACCGGCGATTGTCGGAGCGCTGTACGAACTTTTTTTTGAGTACGGCGCTAAACTGGTCGAAATCAATCCGCTCGCGCTCACCAAAGACGGTAAGGTCGTCGCCTCCGATGCTAAAGTCGAACTCGATGACGATGCGCTGTTTCGCCATCCCGAATTCGCGAAGTGGCAAGAGGCGTTACCGCTCGATGAGGACGAGCGATTGGCGAGCAGCGCCGGCTTAGGAATCCGCAACTTCCTACGCTTCGACGGAACCGTCGGTACGATGGCCAACGGCGCGGGTTTGGCGATGGCTACGATGGACGCGGTCGCGTTCGCCGGCGGCAAAGTCGCGAACTTTCTCGATGTCGGCGGCGGCGCTAACGCCGAACGCGTGCGCAAATGTTACGAGCTGGTCGTCAACAACACCGGCGCCAAGTCGTTCTTCATCAACATCTTTGGTGGAATCACGCGTGGCGACGAAGTCGCGCGGGGTATCGTGGACGCAATGGCGACGACCAGCTCGCGTAAAATCCCGCTGGTCATTCGCCTGACCGGTAATAACGAAGAAGAAGGCCGGCGGATTTTGGCCGAGGCCGGGATGACGCCGGTCGAAACGATGGACGAAGGCGCTAAGCGCGCCGTGGAGGCCGCGGCGTGA
- the sucD gene encoding succinate--CoA ligase subunit alpha: MSIFLDKNSKVIVQGITGAEGSHHTERMLKYGTNIVGGVTPGKGGQTRSHGLPVFDTVKDAVAATGATHTCIFVPPPFAADALFEAYYAGIGTAVCITEGVPVHDVLKVVGTTPGMRIIGPNCPGLISPGKSSVGIMPGHIFLEGNVGLVSRSGTLTYEVVDGLTRAGLGQSTCVGVGGDPIIGTTFVDCLREFANDSQTSAIVLCGEIGGSDEEDAAAFIAEHLPRTPIVAFIGGRNAPPGKSLGHAGAIVSGTFGTAKSKIEAFQAAGVPVADRPSEVPGLLARRIAGMSASQA; encoded by the coding sequence GTGAGTATTTTCCTCGATAAAAACAGCAAGGTGATCGTGCAAGGCATCACCGGTGCCGAAGGCTCGCACCACACCGAGCGGATGCTCAAATACGGCACCAACATCGTCGGCGGCGTGACCCCCGGCAAAGGCGGACAGACGAGGTCGCACGGGTTGCCGGTGTTCGATACGGTTAAGGACGCGGTTGCCGCAACCGGCGCGACCCACACCTGTATCTTCGTGCCGCCACCGTTTGCGGCCGACGCGCTGTTCGAAGCGTATTACGCTGGAATCGGGACGGCGGTGTGTATTACCGAAGGCGTGCCGGTACACGACGTGCTCAAGGTGGTGGGAACCACGCCGGGCATGCGGATCATCGGGCCCAACTGCCCGGGGTTAATCTCTCCCGGCAAATCGTCGGTCGGCATCATGCCCGGCCACATTTTTCTCGAGGGCAATGTCGGCTTGGTTTCGCGCTCCGGCACCTTGACGTACGAAGTCGTCGATGGACTCACGCGGGCGGGGCTCGGCCAATCGACCTGCGTCGGTGTCGGCGGCGATCCGATCATCGGAACGACCTTCGTGGATTGCTTACGCGAATTTGCGAACGATTCTCAAACGAGCGCGATCGTTTTGTGCGGCGAGATCGGCGGGTCCGATGAGGAAGACGCCGCGGCCTTCATTGCCGAGCATCTGCCGCGCACGCCGATCGTGGCCTTTATCGGCGGGCGGAACGCGCCGCCCGGGAAATCGCTCGGCCACGCCGGGGCGATCGTCTCGGGCACCTTTGGAACTGCCAAGAGCAAGATCGAAGCGTTTCAAGCTGCGGGGGTCCCCGTTGCGGACCGCCCGTCCGAGGTTCCGGGTCTGCTTGCCCGCCGGATTGCTGGGATGAGTGCTTCGCAAGCATAG
- a CDS encoding 3-hydroxybutyryl-CoA dehydrogenase — protein sequence MKIAVIGAGQMGAGIAQVAATSGHDVLLNDRSPEYIERGLAGIEKNLDRSVEKGRLTAADRNAVLGRIAPAPAIDAFDVDLAIEAATERLEIKLELFRLLDAQCSVNARLASNTSSISITEIAAVTARPERVIGMHFMNPVPVMQLVEIIRGIATSQETFEFTRDLAAQMGKTPVEVRDFPGFVSNRVLMPMINEAIYTVYEGVATPEAIDTVMKLGMNHPMGPLTLADFIGLDTCLAIMEVLHDGFGDSKYRPCPLLRQYVAAGWLGRKSGRGFYTY from the coding sequence ATGAAGATAGCGGTTATCGGTGCCGGCCAAATGGGCGCCGGCATCGCGCAGGTCGCTGCGACGAGCGGCCACGACGTGTTGCTCAACGACCGTAGCCCCGAATATATCGAACGCGGATTGGCCGGCATCGAAAAGAACCTCGATCGATCGGTCGAGAAAGGCCGGCTAACGGCAGCCGACCGCAACGCCGTCCTGGGGCGAATCGCGCCCGCGCCGGCGATCGATGCCTTCGACGTCGATCTGGCGATCGAGGCGGCGACCGAGCGTTTGGAGATCAAGCTCGAACTCTTTCGCCTGCTCGACGCACAGTGTTCGGTAAACGCGCGATTAGCGAGTAATACGTCGTCGATTTCGATCACCGAAATAGCCGCAGTTACCGCGCGCCCGGAGCGCGTGATCGGCATGCACTTCATGAATCCGGTGCCGGTGATGCAGCTGGTCGAAATTATCCGGGGCATCGCGACGTCGCAAGAGACGTTCGAGTTTACGCGCGATCTAGCCGCACAGATGGGCAAGACGCCGGTCGAAGTGCGCGACTTCCCGGGATTCGTCTCGAACCGCGTGTTGATGCCGATGATCAACGAAGCGATCTACACGGTATACGAAGGCGTCGCGACGCCCGAAGCCATCGACACCGTTATGAAGCTTGGCATGAATCATCCGATGGGGCCGCTGACGCTGGCCGATTTCATCGGGCTCGACACGTGTTTGGCGATTATGGAAGTGCTGCACGACGGGTTCGGCGATAGCAAATACCGGCCGTGTCCGCTACTGCGGCAATATGTCGCCGCCGGTTGGCTGGGACGCAAGAGCGGCCGCGGCTTCTACACGTATTAA